The Dunckerocampus dactyliophorus isolate RoL2022-P2 chromosome 1, RoL_Ddac_1.1, whole genome shotgun sequence genome has a segment encoding these proteins:
- the kcng1 gene encoding potassium voltage-gated channel subfamily G member 1, whose protein sequence is MTLLAGDGSDYDYSALSCASDTSLGPPPLQEQEARKGAFYKRAQRVPEPAPGRHAVPLSNAHKLHAIINVGGVRYQLPWTTLEDFPLSRLGQLHLCSSFDEIMRVCDDYDVARNEFFFDRSPCAFRTILTFLRAGKLRSLREMCALSFREELLYWGVPEESLEWCCRRRLLRRMEELEAMEQAAEEDELLRDLSESDSGGHPAESRLSGFMSKLRDMVERPHSGLPGKIFACLSVLFVTITAVNLSISTMPAMRREEEAGTCSRMCYNIFIVETVCVAWFSLEFSLRFIQDRSKLSFLRQPLNLIDVLAILPYYITLLVDATSTAERRPSSGGSYLDKVGLVLRVLRALRILYVMRLARHSLGLQTLGLTARRCTREFGLLLLFLCVAIALYSPLLYLMENEMAAAQEFTSIPATYWWAVITMTTVGYGDMVPRSIPGQVVALSSILSGILLMAFPVTSIFHTFSRSYVELKQEQQRLLQRRTHFLLRGHLGSNLSLESDMLFPIGTSDARDMDD, encoded by the exons ATGACCCTGCTGGCGGGTGACGGCTCTGACTACGACTACAGCGCCCTGAGCTGCGCCTCCGACACCTCCCTCGGCCCTCCGCCCCTGCAGGAGCAGGAGGCCCGCAAGGGAGCCTTCTACAAGAGGGCGCAGCGGGTCCCCGAGCCGGCCCCCGGCCGCCACGCGGTGCCGCTGTCCAACGCCCACAAACTCCACGCCATTATCAATGTGGGCGGCGTGCGCTACCAGCTCCCCTGGACCACCCTGGAGGACTTCCCGCTGTCCCGCCTGGGCCAGCTGCACCTGTGCAGCAGCTTCGACGAGATCATGCGTGTCTGCGACGACTACGACGTGGCGCGCAACGAGTTCTTCTTCGACCGCAGCCCCTGCGCCTTCCGCACCATCCTGACCTTCCTGCGGGCGGGCAAGCTGCGCTCCCTCAGGGAGATGTGCGCCCTCTCCTTCAGGGAGGAGCTGCTCTACTGGGGGGTGCCCGAGGAGAGCCTGGAGTGGTGCTGCCGCCGTCGCCTGCTGCGCCGCATGGAGGAGCTGGAGGCCATGGAGCAAGCGGCCGAGGAGGACGAGCTCCTGCGGGACCTGTCCGAGTCGGACAGCGGGGGGCATCCCGCCGAGTCCCGCTTGAGCGGCTTCATGTCCAAGCTGAGGGACATGGTGGAGAGACCTCACTCTGGACTCCCTGGGAAGATCTTTGCTTGTTTGTCCGTCTTGTTTGTCACCATCACTGCCGTCAACCTCTCCATCAGCACCATGCCTGCCatgaggagggaggaggaggcg GGCACCTGTTCCCGGATGTGCTACAACATCTTCATCGTGGAGACGGTGTGCGTGGCCTGGTTCTCCCTCGAGTTCTCCCTGCGCTTCATCCAGGACCGCTCCAAGCTGAGCTTCCTGCGTCAGCCCCTCAACCTCATCGACGTGCTGGCCATCCTGCCCTACTACATCACGCTGCTGGTGGACGCCACCTCCACGGCCGAGCGCCGCCCCAGCTCAGGCGGCAGCTACCTGGACAAGGTGGGCCTGGTGCTGCGCGTGCTACGGGCGTTGCGCATCCTCTACGTGATGCGACTGGCCCGCCACTCGCTGGGCCTGCAGACGCTGGGGCTGACGGCCCGCCGCTGCACGCGTGAGTTTGGCCTGCTGCTCCTCTTCTTGTGTGTGGCCATCGCCCTCTACTCGCCGCTGCTCTACCTGATGGAGAACGAGATGGCCGCTGCGCAGGAGTTCACCAGCATCCCCGCCACCTACTGGTGGGCTGTCATCACCATGACAACGGTGGGTTACGGCGACATGGTGCCCCGCAGCATCCCGGGCCAGGTGGTGGCGCTGAGCAGCATCCTGAGCGGCATCCTCCTCATGGCCTTCCCCGTCACCTCCATCTTCCACACCTTCTCACGCTCCTACGTGGAGCTCAAGCAGGAGCAGCAGAGGCTCCTGCAGAGGAGGACGCACTTCCTGCTGAGGGGCCACCTGGGGAGCAACCTCTCCCTGGAGAGCGACATGCTCTTCCCCATCGGGACGTCAGACGCCCGGGACATGGACGACTGA